The Episyrphus balteatus chromosome 3, idEpiBalt1.1, whole genome shotgun sequence genome segment ggaaGTGTATTGCTGACTACAATGCCGACAGacggttttttctttttgttaaacTGTAACTGAAATTGATTTTCATTGGATTAATAAAGAagttaataattataataataatgataaacaaaaaaggtcatttaattttggttttattttcgcgaaaaaaaaaccaaattttttcgcacgcaaataaatttataggaaaaaacaacaattcaataatatttttagcCCTTTGCTTTtcgattattaaattttttcattttacttttCCTTCAATTTATCATCCATGTAAGAAATAATTTGTTACATTAAAGACCATTTAAAGAGAAAACTTTACTCAATGGATTCTTTGAGGGTTGGAAATATTTCAAACCATCAATAGACCATCTAACCAAACACGCGTTGTTCAGATTTTATTATGATTTAAGGTTGCCCAAACAAACGACGGCATAACGACACATTTTTGTAATGTGCgtgaataaatattaatttttttatttcaaaaataaattaattaaacagaACTTTATTGGTTTACGTAATTCGCGTATGAACCAAAATCTACAGCacttaacaaatttttgaaaaataacgtgtaggtcactgtggcgtatgcgtgttttttttatgaagtgtATCGCTGAACAGACAACAACAACGCCAgacgttttttttatgttatgtaactttaacttaaataattattgattttcattgatttaataaagaagttaataattataataataatttttttttgtccgtgggtaggtgttgaaatcttcaaaagattctatgaggaccggaaaacgcgtgctcatagatatgtgggactctaaaccactaaaaccacctcctcctcccgattgcaactatattcagatggaacttatctagcaatttatctttctcgaagttaagttacgtgttgtaggtaactttccggtgaaagttcctactgatgatatttataAGTagctaaataacatttttttttaattaaataattaaagtgatggttcaaatttttgttatcaaaaaaagtactttataggaaattaaacaaataaaatctataaacatttaaatttgtattaatcaatgccgatattttgaaataaaggaattaaattgaatattttcaatgtaccaaatcggaaggtttagtccttcgcaaacgtcaaaagtttgtaatctatctaaatttgtatcgcgcgtacaaccccagagttgaatattataataataatgataaacaTTTTAATAGTCATATTGTATGCCTAGGACTAGAGTGTCCTAAGTTATTACAGTTTACAGAAATTACACAGTTTTCGCAGATGTGTGATTGATTTATAAGTAGGTGTATAGTAGGTATATTGTCCATGAATGAGATAAACCCTAGCTTCTTTCAGAAAAGACAAAGTCCACTTTGAATAGGGCTCCAAGTTCTGAAAAGTTGAAATATGAAATTAGTGTACCaactaataataaattaaaacatattattccacatttaaaaatatttaattttacacTTAACACTAATCACAACACAGTTTTGATAAAtatgatataaaatatttagGAAAAATACAGCGCTTGTTTTAAATCGATTTAATGCATTGAATACATATTTCTGCTCGATGTTCGCTGCACATATTTCTTCGACAGCAACTGCACTGATGCTTCGTTTTTCTGTCCTTATTCCATGAACACAGTTGgcaacgtttttgttttttcaaaacctgaTCAGCCACAGGGCGCACAACTTTGTTCGTATCTTCAGTTCTTCTGcttaaaatacatttaataagttctttcattaaaaaatcacTCGTTACTTGCAACAAATAATCTAAGTGGGGGGTCACAAGAGCTAAACCTACTTGTTTATAAAATCTTTGTATGTTCATCACATTCTTGGggaatttgtattgaaaaatagcTGACCCTTTTAAAACAGCCACATCAAGCATCCTACAAAATACGCGAATTGATTGATTACTTGTTTTCCGAGCCGTCGTGTACAGATGCTTACAAGCTTCATCTTCTTCATTAGCTTTAGTTTTTGTTTCTATAGGCAATCTATACAACTTGCAATTGTTGTAATATTGCTCCAGGGGATCTCCAAtcaataatacattttttttgttagagtTATTTGCAGATGTTATatttccaatacaaaatttttgtagtAGAAAATAAAATCGTGACTCTTTAAGAGTTGCTCTGTAAATGCTTGCCCCAAAACATTCAGACCACAGTTCGGCCCCAATagtcttgttttgttttaacgCTGCGGATATTAAAAGTAAACCTATAAAGGCTTCTAGTTCAGTTTTGCCTGTAAGTTGTGCATTCTTTTCTTCTAATATCTTTTCGTTTGTATATTCTACTATACGCATAATCATACTATTGTTGATGAATAAGTTAAATGCGTCTAAAGGAGTTTTAATTTTACTAGAATAATAACGTGTCGATATTTTCTGTGGAGTTTGTATTTCTTTGTCAGCATATTCATTTCTATTTTCatctttatttgtttgtttattagcTCCATTTGGAGTTGgggtattaaaattattttcaaacaatgAAGATGAAAATTCAAGATAGCTACCGGCAGTTTTTGATGTTTGATGGTTGGAAGATGTAGTTTCATAATTTGTTCTTTTATCTTCGGTCTGTTCTTTGTATTCTCTAAGTCTTGGTTCCAGAGGCAACTTTTTAGTTAAGAGTTTTTGTGGAAATTTCAAATTACTTGCTACGTTTCCTGTTTGCATTTCACTAGAAATTACCGAAGTATTTGATAATTCTGTGATTTGTTGAATGTTACCATCCTTTTGTTCCTGGTTGCTAATGTTTTGACTCAATGAGTGAGTTGAACTGTGTATATGAAATAGAATATTGAAATTCATAGATATAATTAAATAAGTCTTATTTTAATACCTTTTAGATGTATAATCATTCTCTCTTCGTTGTGTTGTTTCACATtcctttgaaattttgaatgatGCATCAGTAAAAACGGTAATGTGGGTTTGACCATCAGGAATTTGACTTTGTTCAGGATTCCTAtatagaaataaatattttatttttatttataataatagccgtgttttattagTACTCAGTACCTATTTTACTGAAGAAATATTTCatgctgtaaacaacaacaaataatttcttttatttattattatttaatctaATAATCCTATATTGTTGAATGGTTTTTCTTATGAAaggtcaaaatttcaattttagtaATGTAAGGTTTCTCCTCTAAAATTTGTTTGGCAGTGTATTTCacagtttaataaaataataaaagattatatgaaaataatatttccttttttgtattgctgtttttttttatttattctaaattattattttagctttttgtttttcttcttttaatccattaaaaaacacatttttttttgtaatagtgtaaatttattaatgtattttaagttttaatgcatgtttttacttgcgatatacgaACATAGGTAGGTGTAGGTACTATGGGGTAATTTgaggattcgaaaaaaaaaaaatcggactcgtgataacaatcagacatgacataacgatgatggagagtgccaaaaaagtggttcccgcaattctgtctgtttAGTGTTTGTccgtctgtatgtacctcgagctacagcctttAACTACTGGATCGATTTTTTGGAGCGATATTGAGACAACAACTGATATTATGTATATAAACTAATACATAGCAACTCACAActaaaaacaagcaaatttttgaacgacgagaatttgaaaaaaataaataggcatttatttttttcccctatatattttttctcaCACATTGTTATAAATGGGTTTTATTTGTcataaaaccattttcaaattttaagggTGTTCTTTGGAGAGGAATGAAAAGTTTTAGgtattttataacttaaatttGATTTCGGAGtaatctaaaaaattaaaaattatgcacagcatattttttttttaaagctctaaaatcttacttttcattcaaaatcatttcttatgaaatcaCCCTTAAAACTTCCTTTACTATGGTCTCATTTGCAACTGAAGGATACATAGACCGATAGCTATGGAAAATACGAACTTTTTTCTGTTTCATGCAATTCTTAAAGGagcaccgtttttttttttaactattactTCTTACACATTTTACTTCTAATTTCACTTCTCCCTactcaataaaatattaatcttCCATTCAGCATTATAAAATGTGTCACATCGCCAGATtgcattaatttaaattttctagcTTGATCAACTGTCTTTTCCTCCTCTctcttgttttaaaattgtcaatACAAAAGGcaagtatacgccacagtgaacgtgGACAAAGTACaaataatgtgaattataaACTTCATGAGCGTAGAAAATATCAATAATAGAGATTAAAATAttggatcttttttgtaggaaattaaagTGCTTTATACAACTTTGtcatatcgtcccgtttctgcgtgaaccacgtatctacacagcaaattttgttcagttcttaaaagaaatatacaattttcttgaaattaaaaatatgaattgaacaaaaggaAATCAAGTTGTTTCTAAACTAAAACCCTTGTATCTTTCTTTCTGTTAGTTTTAGAACAATGAagagagaaaaaacaaatcttaaaaaaatgttcttacgAGGTTTAAGCAGAAACGGGATTACGAGATGATATACTATTCGGTTGTCGAATTAGCCATTTCTGAAATAAGaccgaaaaaaaatcataaaaaatggatttcgtGACCTATCCACTGTACAGTACGTTCAATTCTGAGTTATTTGCTTTGTAACTCGTTGAAATAACATTAAATTCAGATGAActgtatatatttaaaaaaaaaattctttc includes the following:
- the LOC129915938 gene encoding uncharacterized protein LOC129915938 isoform X5, with product MENVTITSDNQINDVMVSKSFLKMTEALQTLSEIQVLPNVNQTESNVFKSDNNVFDTIKIIETNSICLPRNPCSSSQVYSNSKNSNNSLRSYRKHKKNSKNSNNSLRSYRKQKRNCQVVVDVNDQSKQTIEVETKPTTPIANPEKIKNTMKNKEAQFPNVSDDEKDFNMAVEALNLLRNNRRNNCDPELSQINSNTLTIDEGYGNKSLEVASLPNSITANNPIEILPSAYCTSSEMKQELIFDSTLEITDCSTGAKIPFETIYHSANEFFKNGGKKFSSSYGKQNQIQIEENITPSTLAQLSITCTKVPLHKSVLAEPEQELGTKRNDFRNPEQSQIPDGQTHITVFTDASFKISKECETTQRRENDYTSKSSTHSLSQNISNQEQKDGNIQQITELSNTSVISSEMQTGNVASNLKFPQKLLTKKLPLEPRLREYKEQTEDKRTNYETTSSNHQTSKTAGSYLEFSSSLFENNFNTPTPNGANKQTNKDENRNEYADKEIQTPQKISTRYYSSKIKTPLDAFNLFINNSMIMRIVEYTNEKILEEKNAQLTGKTELEAFIGLLLISAALKQNKTIGAELWSECFGASIYRATLKESRFYFLLQKFCIGNITSANNSNKKNVLLIGDPLEQYYNNCKLYRLPIETKTKANEEDEACKHLYTTARKTSNQSIRVFCRMLDVAVLKGSAIFQYKFPKNVMNIQRFYKQVGLALVTPHLDYLLQVTSDFLMKELIKCILSRRTEDTNKVVRPVADQVLKKQKRCQLCSWNKDRKTKHQCSCCRRNMCSEHRAEICIQCIKSI
- the LOC129915938 gene encoding uncharacterized protein LOC129915938 isoform X2 is translated as MSELIPEKGVCRIVFESIDKDDYCLDAEAESDTEQSQSENSCEEDNTCQINGYWKDFNKKGMLKRIEFSSESECDDPKKRKITQQFQIIPDFSNLLNNNTIQSTILNQHQDNLMENVTITSDNQINDVMVSKSFLKMTEALQTLSEIQVLPNVNQTESNVFKSDNNVFDTIKIIETNSICLPRNPCSSSQVYSNSKNSNNSLRSYRKHKKNSKNSNNSLRSYRKQKRNCQVVVDVNDQSKQTIEVETKPTTPIANPEKIKNTMKNKEAQFPNVSDDEKDFNMAVEALNLLRNNRRNNCDPELSQINSNTLTIDEGYGNKSLEVASLPNSITANNPIEILPSAYCTSSEMKQELIFDSTLEITDCSTGAKIPFETIYHSANEFFKNGGKKFSSYGKQNQIQIEENITPSTLAQLSITCTKVPLHKSVLAEPEQELGTKRNDFRNPEQSQIPDGQTHITVFTDASFKISKECETTQRRENDYTSKSSTHSLSQNISNQEQKDGNIQQITELSNTSVISSEMQTGNVASNLKFPQKLLTKKLPLEPRLREYKEQTEDKRTNYETTSSNHQTSKTAGSYLEFSSSLFENNFNTPTPNGANKQTNKDENRNEYADKEIQTPQKISTRYYSSKIKTPLDAFNLFINNSMIMRIVEYTNEKILEEKNAQLTGKTELEAFIGLLLISAALKQNKTIGAELWSECFGASIYRATLKESRFYFLLQKFCIGNITSANNSNKKNVLLIGDPLEQYYNNCKLYRLPIETKTKANEEDEACKHLYTTARKTSNQSIRVFCRMLDVAVLKGSAIFQYKFPKNVMNIQRFYKQVGLALVTPHLDYLLQVTSDFLMKELIKCILSRRTEDTNKVVRPVADQVLKKQKRCQLCSWNKDRKTKHQCSCCRRNMCSEHRAEICIQCIKSI
- the LOC129915938 gene encoding uncharacterized protein LOC129915938 isoform X1, with amino-acid sequence MSELIPEKGVCRIVFESIDKDDYCLDAEAESDTEQSQSENSCEEDNTCQINGYWKDFNKKGMLKRIEFSSESECDDPKKRKITQQFQIIPDFSNLLNNNTIQSTILNQHQDNLMENVTITSDNQINDVMVSKSFLKMTEALQTLSEIQVLPNVNQTESNVFKSDNNVFDTIKIIETNSICLPRNPCSSSQVYSNSKNSNNSLRSYRKHKKNSKNSNNSLRSYRKQKRNCQVVVDVNDQSKQTIEVETKPTTPIANPEKIKNTMKNKEAQFPNVSDDEKDFNMAVEALNLLRNNRRNNCDPELSQINSNTLTIDEGYGNKSLEVASLPNSITANNPIEILPSAYCTSSEMKQELIFDSTLEITDCSTGAKIPFETIYHSANEFFKNGGKKFSSSYGKQNQIQIEENITPSTLAQLSITCTKVPLHKSVLAEPEQELGTKRNDFRNPEQSQIPDGQTHITVFTDASFKISKECETTQRRENDYTSKSSTHSLSQNISNQEQKDGNIQQITELSNTSVISSEMQTGNVASNLKFPQKLLTKKLPLEPRLREYKEQTEDKRTNYETTSSNHQTSKTAGSYLEFSSSLFENNFNTPTPNGANKQTNKDENRNEYADKEIQTPQKISTRYYSSKIKTPLDAFNLFINNSMIMRIVEYTNEKILEEKNAQLTGKTELEAFIGLLLISAALKQNKTIGAELWSECFGASIYRATLKESRFYFLLQKFCIGNITSANNSNKKNVLLIGDPLEQYYNNCKLYRLPIETKTKANEEDEACKHLYTTARKTSNQSIRVFCRMLDVAVLKGSAIFQYKFPKNVMNIQRFYKQVGLALVTPHLDYLLQVTSDFLMKELIKCILSRRTEDTNKVVRPVADQVLKKQKRCQLCSWNKDRKTKHQCSCCRRNMCSEHRAEICIQCIKSI